Genomic segment of Oncorhynchus tshawytscha isolate Ot180627B linkage group LG28, Otsh_v2.0, whole genome shotgun sequence:
TATAGTTGCTGACAGTCCGTTTTATCTTTGATGTTGATGACATGTTGAGCACCACCACATAAGCTTGTCAAAATGAAGTATGCACCTGGCCTTTAATTCGAATCCTCTTTATTACATACCCCGTGTCAAATCCTGTTTTGACATTGTCAGCAAAGCCTTTGCCAAAGGTTTTTGTCATGGTaaaaggatgatcaatagaatatggattctatttctatggactGATCAGCTCACATGTCATGAACCATCACAAGTAACTTGTAACAATATTACATTCTTACATTGTCACTCAGTCCAAACAGTTGCCCACAGCAGTGGGAGGAGAGGTGTGTCACCCACACCAGGGCGCCATGACTACACCAGGCTGCTGCCACCTGCCTGGATCCCTGTGTGACTACTCAGGCAGCGCTGCCGACCTGCCCAAGGAGGTAGAGGAGCCAGATGCCGGCCAGGCCCAGTACGTCGCTAAGGTTACGGCCAAAGATGGCCGCCCACTCTCCACTGTTGTCAAGGCTATGGGCTCACAGAGGTAAGGAGGTTCTTCGAGAGGGTTCTTATCTTTCTTTGTAAATATGGATGACTGGGAATGTGACCCTTGGCTTCGATCTGATAAATAAACAATTCCTTGAATGGAGATAAACGATGGACAAATAGATCTCAAAGCGTATAGGAGAGGGCAACATACTCATTTTCAGATTCAGCATATATGATAAAAAAAATTTGGTATATTGATGAAAATAATGTCTTGTTTATAGTGCATTTAATGTGTCATTTGTTTTGAAACAAGTGGTCACCAGGCACAATTTCTTCCCCTATTTGTCTAGTAATGAAGGCATGTGTCGGATCTGTCACGAGGGGGCCGGTGGTGAGATGCTGCTCTCCCCTTGCAGTTGCACAGGGACCCTGGGTAAGGTGCACAAGAGCTGCCTGGAGAAGTGGCTGTCCTCCTCCAACACCAGCTACTGTGAGCTCTGCCACACCGAGTTCACCGTCGAACGGCGACCCCAGCCCCTCACACAGGTAAAatggcagtgtgtgtgagtgagtgacaggtTGATGGGTAATCCTGTTTAAGTCCTCCATCACCATAGTAATGACAGAATAATTAGCATATTAATAATGAACCTTTTCTTGCATCCTCCCAGTGGTTGCGGGACCCAGGCCCTCGCAGTGAGAAGCGCACGCTTTTGTGCGACATGGCCTGCTTCATGCTCATCACGCCACTAGCGGCCATATCTGGCTGGCTGTGTCTGAGGGGAGCCCAGGACCACCTGTTCCTCAACAGCCGGCTGGAGGCTGTGGGCCTCATCGCCCTCACCATTGCTCTCTTTACCATCTACGTCCTCTGGACACTGGTAACTAACACACACCCCTTATCACCATTACCATGGATTACTTTACTCCACCTTTGTTAATTGACAGCATATTTTTGCAGTGTAAATGTGTGCTTTACAATCGCTATTATTACAATTGTGAGACAAATTAGACATT
This window contains:
- the LOC112244601 gene encoding E3 ubiquitin-protein ligase MARCHF2 — translated: MTTPGCCHLPGSLCDYSGSAADLPKEVEEPDAGQAQYVAKVTAKDGRPLSTVVKAMGSQSNEGMCRICHEGAGGEMLLSPCSCTGTLGKVHKSCLEKWLSSSNTSYCELCHTEFTVERRPQPLTQWLRDPGPRSEKRTLLCDMACFMLITPLAAISGWLCLRGAQDHLFLNSRLEAVGLIALTIALFTIYVLWTLVSFRYHCQLYSEWRRTNQKVRLLMPEIKGAHSTQHSVPTKSTKKMTDETIV